A genome region from Corynebacterium uberis includes the following:
- a CDS encoding MFS transporter → MRVSALPNAFKIVLVGESFSLFGTQIAAVMVPLIAVLSLNAGEFALGLVSAFTWLPIVLFGLVAGTCVDRTSRWLVMVTCNVLRACLIALIPTLALLDALSITALLAVSFGVGICNVFFDIAYQTYIPEIVPSASLGTANSALEFVRSVAQLAGPLLGGLLASMYRPEFVVTINSVTFMIAFFGLLLIPARFRIPHRVLATHAGASRDGKQDTFLRDVLDGLHLVWRSHEIRLVVISGALVNVFGAGVEALFALFVTRTLGLGSSVYGFVVAIAGLGALAGALTYRYWSDRLREGACVAVGLASLAAGTLLVVASASTPFPVAMLILGQALMGYGSPIMNIALVTLRQRLTPPDLLGRVNASARVAIMSSLPLGALLVSALAERTSTPVALWAAALGEVAVLLVLGPLLLRLKGPTVER, encoded by the coding sequence ATGCGGGTCTCCGCCCTCCCCAACGCCTTCAAGATTGTGCTGGTTGGAGAGTCGTTTTCACTCTTCGGCACACAGATCGCCGCGGTCATGGTCCCGCTTATCGCGGTCCTCTCACTCAACGCCGGGGAGTTCGCGCTTGGGCTCGTCAGCGCATTCACGTGGCTGCCAATAGTACTGTTCGGACTTGTCGCGGGCACTTGTGTGGACCGGACAAGTCGATGGCTTGTGATGGTCACGTGCAACGTCTTAAGGGCATGCCTGATAGCGCTGATTCCCACACTTGCCCTGCTCGACGCCCTCAGCATCACTGCGCTTCTGGCCGTTTCGTTTGGGGTCGGCATCTGCAACGTGTTCTTTGATATCGCATATCAGACGTATATTCCAGAGATAGTTCCCTCCGCATCCCTGGGCACAGCGAACAGTGCTCTGGAGTTCGTACGATCAGTCGCACAGCTGGCGGGACCGCTCCTCGGCGGACTTCTGGCTTCAATGTACCGACCCGAATTTGTGGTGACGATCAACTCTGTCACGTTCATGATTGCCTTCTTTGGGCTTTTGCTCATCCCAGCAAGATTTCGAATCCCACATCGAGTGTTGGCCACACATGCTGGCGCCTCGCGAGATGGGAAACAAGACACGTTTCTGCGAGATGTTCTCGACGGCCTGCACCTAGTCTGGCGCTCGCATGAAATTCGTCTTGTCGTCATCTCCGGCGCCTTGGTGAACGTATTCGGGGCTGGCGTCGAAGCTCTTTTCGCTCTGTTCGTGACGCGGACGCTTGGACTTGGCAGCTCCGTCTACGGCTTCGTAGTGGCAATTGCTGGGTTGGGAGCCCTGGCGGGGGCACTGACATACCGCTACTGGTCGGACCGGCTACGTGAGGGGGCGTGCGTCGCAGTTGGCCTGGCCAGCCTCGCCGCAGGGACGCTACTTGTGGTCGCATCTGCCTCGACGCCGTTTCCTGTCGCGATGCTGATACTGGGCCAGGCCTTGATGGGTTACGGATCGCCCATCATGAACATTGCCCTGGTTACGCTCCGGCAGCGTCTGACGCCTCCTGACCTCCTCGGACGAGTCAATGCCAGTGCTCGTGTTGCCATCATGAGCAGTCTCCCGCTCGGCGCGTTACTCGTTTCAGCCCTGGCTGAGCGCACCTCCACGCCCGTCGCGCTCTGGGCGGCAGCGCTCGGAGAGGTCGCGGTTCTCCTCGTGCTCGGTCCGCTCCTGCTTCGACTCAAGGGGCCGACGGTCGAGCGGTAA
- a CDS encoding MFS transporter has protein sequence MSPQLGLSLITPYFLPMANDLNVEISELQQTMVLYMVGYAMSMFGAGMLADRFDASKVQGFGLLVFSVATICASLSSNIWILGLSRFLQALGGTSATVLCRLILKRTFPRDRLIRYLADLSMVISLTPAFAPLLGGLLEPLLGWRSVLQVLSIYSFVLAALCFFILPAAAAQKPSFPGLCEVWVQIRSCCQSSEYRWYALVIACVWMGYFSVLSLTPDLFQNGLELSGTSFGLAMTAPACGYWLGGFLVRKTGGSPVLILSTTAISSASWAALIACSLPGQPNLVVYIVLLFLGCIMVGVLIPYAQDGQLTVIARFEGVSTGLFFLIQMMAGAIYMALLNSVCSGNALYSAVCMAVPVLCIGLLLFVRKSRA, from the coding sequence ATGTCGCCGCAACTTGGGTTGTCATTGATCACCCCGTACTTCCTCCCAATGGCGAATGACCTGAATGTTGAGATTTCTGAGCTTCAGCAAACCATGGTTCTTTACATGGTGGGATACGCGATGAGTATGTTCGGCGCGGGGATGCTCGCGGATAGGTTCGATGCAAGCAAAGTTCAGGGATTCGGTCTGTTGGTCTTTTCCGTAGCTACTATATGCGCGTCTCTCAGTAGTAATATTTGGATTTTAGGACTTTCACGTTTCTTGCAAGCTTTGGGTGGCACTTCTGCAACCGTACTTTGTAGGCTGATCTTAAAACGGACATTCCCTCGCGATAGGCTGATTAGATACTTGGCGGATCTGTCCATGGTGATTTCTCTAACGCCGGCATTTGCTCCGTTGCTGGGAGGCCTGCTAGAACCGCTGTTGGGTTGGCGTTCTGTGTTGCAAGTGCTCAGCATCTATAGTTTTGTATTAGCCGCTCTGTGCTTTTTCATATTGCCCGCGGCGGCGGCTCAAAAGCCTAGTTTTCCGGGTTTGTGTGAGGTGTGGGTGCAGATACGTTCTTGCTGCCAGTCCTCCGAGTATCGCTGGTACGCCCTGGTCATTGCATGCGTTTGGATGGGCTATTTTTCCGTACTAAGTCTTACGCCCGACCTGTTTCAAAATGGTTTGGAATTAAGTGGAACGAGCTTTGGACTCGCAATGACGGCGCCGGCATGTGGGTATTGGCTGGGAGGATTTCTGGTGCGAAAAACCGGCGGCAGCCCGGTCCTTATTTTATCGACTACTGCGATATCGTCTGCAAGTTGGGCTGCGTTGATTGCATGTTCTCTCCCGGGACAGCCTAATCTTGTGGTCTATATTGTCCTCCTCTTTTTGGGCTGCATCATGGTTGGCGTCCTGATTCCTTATGCTCAAGATGGGCAGCTAACTGTCATTGCGCGTTTTGAAGGCGTAAGCACTGGCCTGTTTTTTCTCATACAGATGATGGCGGGCGCAATATATATGGCTTTGTTAAATTCCGTTTGCTCCGGAAACGCGTTGTATTCTGCCGTCTGTATGGCGGTACCTGTACTATGTATTGGTTTGTTGTTGTTCGTCCGAAAAAGCCGAGCCTAG
- a CDS encoding glycosyltransferase family 4 protein yields MKILLLCWRDTHHPQGGGSERYLERVGAYLAGRGHEVVYRTAAYPGARRWDPATPATGGVAFSRGGGKLTVYPRAWLAMLAGRLGVGPLRGVDVVVDTQNGVPFFARLWAGAPVVVLTHHCHREQWPVAGPVLSRVGWWCESWLSPRVHRRSRWVTVSASSARELTGLGVAADRISIIRNGVDPVPAAVTAASDPAPTSPAHLITLSRLVPHKRIEQAMDVVAQLPGVVLDVVGSGWWEDRLRSYARRRGVADRVVFHGQVDEATKHALLARAAVHVMPSRKEGWGLAVVEAAQHGVPTVGYYSSGGLRDSVVDGVTGLLVDTPEQLAAQVSRLLIDAPLRHRLGRAARSRAASYSWRDTGAAWEDLLSARVRAR; encoded by the coding sequence ATGAAGATCCTTTTGCTGTGCTGGCGCGATACGCATCACCCGCAGGGTGGTGGTTCTGAGCGTTACCTGGAGCGGGTGGGCGCCTACTTGGCCGGCCGGGGCCATGAGGTGGTTTACCGCACGGCGGCGTATCCGGGGGCACGCCGGTGGGATCCGGCCACGCCGGCGACGGGCGGCGTGGCGTTTTCGCGTGGGGGCGGCAAGTTGACGGTGTATCCGCGGGCGTGGCTGGCCATGCTTGCTGGCCGGTTGGGGGTGGGTCCGCTGCGAGGGGTGGATGTGGTGGTGGATACGCAAAATGGGGTGCCGTTTTTTGCGCGGCTGTGGGCGGGCGCGCCGGTGGTGGTGTTGACGCATCATTGTCATCGGGAGCAGTGGCCGGTGGCGGGGCCGGTGTTGTCGCGGGTGGGCTGGTGGTGTGAGTCGTGGTTGTCGCCGCGGGTGCATCGGCGTAGTCGGTGGGTGACGGTGTCTGCGTCGAGTGCGCGCGAGTTGACGGGCTTGGGGGTTGCGGCTGATCGGATCAGCATCATCCGCAATGGGGTGGATCCGGTTCCCGCGGCGGTGACCGCGGCGTCTGATCCCGCGCCGACGTCCCCGGCGCACCTGATCACGTTGTCGCGTCTGGTTCCGCATAAGCGCATTGAGCAGGCGATGGATGTGGTGGCTCAGCTGCCGGGGGTGGTGTTGGATGTGGTGGGTTCTGGCTGGTGGGAGGACCGTTTGCGCAGCTATGCCCGCCGTCGCGGGGTGGCGGATCGGGTGGTGTTCCATGGGCAGGTCGATGAGGCCACAAAGCATGCGCTGTTGGCGCGCGCGGCGGTGCATGTCATGCCGTCGCGGAAGGAGGGGTGGGGCCTGGCGGTGGTGGAGGCCGCGCAGCATGGGGTGCCCACGGTGGGCTATTACAGCAGTGGCGGCCTGCGTGACTCGGTGGTTGACGGTGTGACTGGGCTGCTGGTGGATACCCCGGAGCAGCTGGCCGCGCAGGTGTCTCGTTTGCTTATCGACGCCCCCTTGCGGCACCGTCTCGGCCGCGCCGCACGAAGCCGCGCCGCGAGCTATTCCTGGCGGGACACGGGGGCCGCCTGGGAGGATCTTCTCAGCGCGCGTGTGCGGGCTAGGTAG
- a CDS encoding class I SAM-dependent methyltransferase, which produces MNAAQPALRTLPTTARRATLRRALGLLADFRYEQPDPARFYHHLAADTAQLIAAIVRDTHGTDLSGARILDVGGGPGYFAAEFARRKAHYITVEPDAGEMSAAGITVAASVRGSGDHLPIATNSLDVAYSSNVAEHVAHPWALGDEMLRVTRPGGLVIYSYTVWLGPFGGHETGLWQHYVGGDFARDRYTQRHGHPPKNVYGQSLFALSCAAGLDWARQAQERGAARILGAFPRYHPWWAWWVARVPGLREVATSNLVLVLEVA; this is translated from the coding sequence GTGAACGCCGCCCAGCCAGCCCTGCGCACCCTGCCCACCACCGCCCGGCGCGCCACCCTGCGCCGCGCCCTCGGCCTGCTGGCAGACTTCCGCTACGAGCAACCCGACCCGGCGCGCTTCTACCACCACCTCGCCGCCGACACCGCCCAGCTCATCGCCGCAATCGTGCGCGACACCCACGGCACCGACCTATCCGGGGCGCGCATCCTCGACGTCGGTGGCGGACCCGGCTACTTCGCCGCAGAATTCGCCCGGCGCAAAGCCCACTACATCACCGTCGAACCCGACGCCGGAGAGATGAGCGCCGCCGGCATCACCGTGGCGGCCAGCGTGCGCGGATCCGGCGACCACCTGCCCATAGCCACCAACTCCCTAGACGTGGCCTACAGCTCCAACGTTGCCGAACACGTGGCCCACCCGTGGGCCCTCGGCGACGAGATGCTGCGGGTCACCCGGCCCGGCGGACTAGTCATCTACAGCTACACCGTCTGGCTCGGCCCCTTCGGCGGCCACGAAACCGGACTATGGCAACACTACGTGGGCGGCGACTTCGCCCGCGACCGCTACACCCAGCGCCACGGCCACCCGCCGAAAAACGTCTACGGCCAGTCCCTATTCGCCCTGTCCTGCGCCGCGGGCCTGGACTGGGCGCGCCAGGCCCAGGAGCGCGGCGCCGCGCGTATCCTGGGGGCCTTCCCCCGCTATCACCCCTGGTGGGCATGGTGGGTCGCCCGCGTGCCCGGCCTGCGCGAGGTTGCTACCTCCAACCTGGTGCTCGTGCTGGAGGTGGCGTAG
- a CDS encoding META domain-containing protein: protein MTTFATTAVSLTAVLSAALAPLSSAASAHPAPATEGQATAVESINTSLEDTTWHLKGAPDAHFRITGERITGSDSCNTFTGTATAYGEHVEFGPLATTLMACMGTEDTQQTIHAALREQRIVGIDGTTLTLTDAVSGDSWEFTAE from the coding sequence ATGACTACTTTTGCCACCACCGCAGTGTCCCTAACCGCCGTCCTGTCCGCCGCGCTGGCACCACTATCCAGCGCCGCCTCCGCACACCCCGCCCCCGCCACTGAAGGACAGGCCACCGCCGTGGAATCCATCAACACCTCCCTCGAAGACACCACATGGCACCTCAAGGGTGCCCCCGACGCGCACTTCCGCATCACTGGTGAGCGCATCACCGGATCCGACTCCTGCAACACCTTCACCGGCACGGCCACCGCCTACGGCGAGCACGTCGAGTTCGGCCCCCTGGCCACCACGCTGATGGCCTGCATGGGCACCGAGGACACCCAGCAGACCATCCACGCCGCCCTGCGCGAGCAGCGCATCGTCGGCATCGACGGCACCACGCTGACGCTGACCGACGCCGTGAGCGGCGACTCCTGGGAATTCACCGCGGAGTAA
- a CDS encoding esterase-like activity of phytase family protein, with protein sequence MTSASLLLSACLGAAVLATSPLPAAPNFGGISGLDHRDDGTFFALSDDPSSRAPARFYQVALPPAEPARVLSTTTLTDPSGAPYAPGTVDPESLRVLDPTTVAWTTETTGQIVVSTVTGRELRRITPPAYHHPDAAGTTGFRPNASLEGLAFVPQLGQLVTVTEASLIQDGPRNTPTAGMRVRITRFDLATGTPLAEYALHVDPLYPGAADRGVSEIIADPAHPGTGFYILERGYLPGHGNRAEIYRIDTSAATDVLGRPRLDGTETPVTKQLVADLAADGANPDNVEALSWDPDEPGVLLVASDDNFNPAQKGLVHRVRTCQ encoded by the coding sequence GTGACCTCCGCCAGCCTGCTACTGAGCGCCTGCCTCGGCGCCGCCGTCCTGGCTACCAGCCCCCTGCCCGCCGCACCGAACTTCGGCGGCATCTCCGGGCTCGACCACCGCGACGACGGCACCTTTTTTGCGCTTTCCGACGACCCCTCCTCCCGCGCCCCCGCCCGCTTCTACCAGGTAGCGCTGCCCCCAGCCGAGCCCGCGCGTGTCCTGTCCACCACCACCCTGACCGACCCGTCCGGCGCGCCCTACGCCCCCGGCACCGTCGACCCGGAATCCCTGCGCGTCCTCGACCCCACCACCGTGGCCTGGACCACCGAAACCACCGGGCAGATCGTGGTCTCTACTGTCACCGGGCGCGAACTGCGCCGCATCACCCCGCCGGCCTACCACCACCCCGACGCCGCGGGCACCACCGGCTTTCGGCCCAACGCCTCCCTCGAAGGGCTGGCCTTCGTGCCGCAGCTGGGCCAGCTGGTCACCGTCACCGAAGCCAGCCTCATCCAAGACGGGCCCCGCAACACCCCCACCGCCGGCATGCGGGTGCGTATCACCCGCTTCGACCTGGCCACCGGCACGCCGCTTGCCGAATACGCCCTCCACGTCGACCCCCTCTACCCCGGCGCCGCCGACCGCGGCGTCTCCGAGATCATCGCCGACCCCGCCCACCCTGGCACCGGGTTCTACATCCTGGAACGCGGCTACCTGCCCGGGCACGGAAACCGGGCCGAAATCTACCGCATTGACACCAGCGCCGCCACGGATGTGCTGGGCCGACCCCGCCTGGACGGCACCGAAACGCCGGTGACAAAGCAGCTGGTAGCAGACCTGGCCGCCGACGGGGCGAACCCGGATAACGTCGAGGCGTTGTCCTGGGATCCCGACGAGCCGGGCGTACTGCTGGTGGCCAGCGATGACAACTTCAACCCTGCCCAAAAGGGACTTGTCCACCGCGTGCGCACCTGCCAGTGA
- a CDS encoding HtaA protein — MKKTRLLCAAATAALLMPLATPAGAAPALPTLPGVPALPALPELPALPGVPGLPAAGDLPAVPSSSTPNGPAAPAAPAAPAAPAASKASPAIPDTLPFFPQVTENPQVTVTHEDGTPVGTTPVHRGDTLIVHGTGFSPEANKGGFPLPIPPGVSNGVFVLYGAFPDHWRPSEGAPGSTRTHPHDRVTWVMPEGTLNTIPQGSIDMRRSIARQAQPMREDGSFDARVTVNPPEHTTGDNWGIYVYPGAGSVNAAEEIYVPIPYSPEPGPNTPPAPSPDLVLDAGLVYRATEATKGGINAKDGAMKLDGDKVAFTKDTDGPNDGIQRYHGTVIATARFNLVEVALADPWIEPQDNGPALITARVSKSYNVGPDEMVRVPIGIR; from the coding sequence ATGAAGAAAACTCGCCTGCTGTGCGCGGCCGCAACCGCCGCGCTCCTCATGCCCCTGGCCACCCCCGCGGGGGCGGCCCCCGCCCTACCCACACTGCCGGGGGTGCCAGCACTCCCGGCGCTACCAGAGCTGCCCGCGCTGCCTGGGGTGCCCGGCCTACCGGCCGCGGGTGACCTGCCCGCGGTGCCGTCCTCCTCCACCCCGAATGGGCCTGCTGCCCCTGCCGCTCCGGCTGCTCCTGCTGCCCCGGCGGCATCCAAGGCCTCCCCCGCGATCCCGGACACCCTGCCCTTCTTCCCGCAGGTCACGGAGAACCCGCAGGTCACGGTCACGCATGAGGATGGCACCCCGGTGGGCACCACCCCCGTCCACCGCGGCGACACGCTCATCGTCCACGGCACCGGATTCTCCCCGGAGGCGAACAAGGGCGGCTTCCCGCTGCCCATCCCCCCGGGAGTGTCCAACGGCGTCTTCGTCCTCTACGGGGCCTTCCCGGATCACTGGCGCCCCTCCGAGGGCGCCCCGGGTTCCACCCGCACGCACCCCCACGATCGCGTGACCTGGGTCATGCCGGAAGGCACGCTGAACACCATCCCGCAGGGATCCATCGATATGCGCCGCTCCATCGCCCGCCAGGCCCAGCCCATGCGCGAGGACGGCTCCTTCGACGCCCGCGTGACCGTCAACCCCCCGGAGCACACCACCGGCGATAACTGGGGCATCTACGTCTACCCCGGCGCCGGATCCGTGAACGCGGCCGAGGAGATCTACGTGCCCATCCCTTACTCCCCGGAGCCGGGTCCGAACACCCCGCCCGCACCGTCGCCCGACCTGGTGCTCGACGCCGGGCTGGTCTACCGGGCCACGGAGGCCACCAAGGGTGGCATCAACGCCAAGGATGGGGCCATGAAGCTCGACGGGGACAAGGTGGCCTTCACCAAGGACACGGACGGCCCCAACGATGGCATCCAGCGCTACCACGGCACCGTGATTGCCACCGCCCGATTCAACCTGGTGGAAGTTGCCTTGGCTGACCCGTGGATCGAGCCGCAGGACAACGGGCCCGCGCTGATTACCGCTCGAGTTTCCAAGAGCTACAACGTGGGCCCGGATGAGATGGTGCGCGTGCCCATCGGGATCCGCTAA
- a CDS encoding phosphoenolpyruvate carboxykinase (GTP): MTATIKGLSSPAPTKNQEMLRWIAESVELFQPEQVVFADGSREEWDRLTTELVDAGTLIRLNEKLRPNSFLARSNPSDVARVESRTFICSETQDGAGPTNNWAPPEAMKAEMTEHFRGAMRGRTMYVVPFCMGPITDPEPKLGVQLTDSAYVVLSMSIMTRMGTEALDKIGDEGDFVHCLHSVGAPLAPGEEDVAWPCNDTKYITQFPETKEIWSYGSGYGGNAILAKKCYALRIASVMAQEEGWMAEHMLILKLISPEGKAYHICAAFPSACGKTNLAMITPTVPGWTAQVVGDDIAWLKFREDGHLYAVNPENGFFGVAPGTNYSSNPIAMKTMEPGNTLFTNVALTDDGDVWWEDLEGEPTHLIDWKGNDWTPESSEKAAHPNSRYCVPIKQCPVAAPEFDEWKGVKVDAILFGGRRPDTVPLVTQSYSWDHGTMIGALLASGQTAAAAEATVGSLRHDPMAMLPFIGYNAGDYLQHWIDMGAKGGDKMPPIFLVNWFRRGDDGRFLWPGFGENSRVLTWIIDRIEGRVEAEDTVVGHTARAEDMNLDGLDTPIEDVREALTAPAQQWAADLDDNREYLTFLGSKVPQEVWDQFEALKERIEAAD, translated from the coding sequence ATGACCGCTACCATCAAGGGGCTTTCTTCCCCGGCGCCGACCAAGAACCAGGAGATGCTCAGGTGGATCGCCGAGTCCGTCGAGCTCTTCCAGCCGGAACAGGTCGTCTTCGCCGATGGCTCCCGCGAGGAATGGGACCGCTTGACCACGGAACTAGTAGACGCCGGCACGCTCATCCGCCTCAACGAAAAGCTGCGTCCCAATAGCTTCCTGGCACGTTCCAACCCCTCCGACGTCGCCCGCGTGGAATCACGCACCTTCATCTGCTCGGAGACCCAAGACGGCGCCGGGCCCACCAACAACTGGGCCCCGCCCGAGGCGATGAAGGCGGAGATGACCGAGCACTTCCGCGGCGCCATGCGCGGCCGGACCATGTATGTGGTGCCCTTCTGCATGGGCCCGATTACGGACCCGGAGCCCAAGCTCGGCGTCCAGCTCACCGACTCCGCCTACGTGGTGCTGTCCATGTCCATCATGACGCGCATGGGCACCGAGGCATTAGACAAGATCGGCGACGAGGGTGACTTCGTCCACTGCCTGCACTCCGTCGGCGCGCCCCTGGCCCCCGGCGAGGAAGACGTCGCCTGGCCGTGCAATGACACCAAGTACATCACCCAGTTCCCGGAGACCAAGGAGATCTGGTCCTACGGCTCCGGCTACGGCGGCAACGCCATCCTGGCCAAGAAGTGCTACGCCCTGCGCATCGCTTCGGTCATGGCGCAGGAAGAGGGCTGGATGGCTGAGCACATGCTCATCCTTAAGCTCATCTCCCCGGAGGGCAAGGCCTACCACATCTGCGCCGCCTTCCCATCTGCCTGTGGCAAGACCAACCTGGCCATGATCACCCCCACCGTCCCGGGCTGGACCGCGCAGGTCGTCGGCGACGACATCGCCTGGCTGAAGTTCCGCGAAGACGGCCACCTCTACGCCGTCAACCCGGAAAACGGCTTCTTCGGCGTGGCCCCGGGAACCAACTACTCCTCCAACCCCATCGCCATGAAGACCATGGAGCCGGGCAACACCCTGTTCACCAACGTGGCGCTGACCGACGACGGCGACGTCTGGTGGGAGGACCTGGAGGGCGAGCCCACCCACCTCATCGACTGGAAGGGCAACGACTGGACCCCGGAGTCCAGCGAGAAGGCCGCCCACCCGAACTCCCGCTACTGCGTGCCCATCAAGCAGTGCCCCGTCGCGGCACCGGAGTTCGACGAATGGAAGGGTGTGAAGGTCGACGCGATCCTCTTCGGCGGCCGCCGCCCCGACACCGTCCCCCTGGTCACCCAGTCCTACAGCTGGGACCACGGCACCATGATCGGCGCCCTGCTGGCCTCTGGCCAGACGGCCGCCGCCGCCGAGGCCACCGTCGGCTCCCTGCGCCACGACCCCATGGCTATGCTGCCGTTCATCGGCTACAACGCCGGCGACTACCTCCAGCACTGGATCGACATGGGCGCCAAGGGCGGGGACAAGATGCCCCCGATCTTCCTGGTCAACTGGTTCCGCCGCGGCGATGACGGCCGCTTCCTGTGGCCGGGCTTCGGCGAAAACTCGCGCGTCCTCACCTGGATCATCGACCGCATCGAGGGTCGCGTCGAGGCCGAGGACACGGTGGTGGGACACACCGCCCGCGCCGAGGACATGAACCTCGACGGCCTGGATACCCCCATCGAGGATGTCCGCGAGGCGCTCACCGCCCCGGCCCAGCAGTGGGCCGCGGACCTGGACGATAACCGCGAATACCTCACCTTCCTGGGCTCCAAGGTGCCCCAGGAGGTGTGGGACCAGTTCGAGGCGCTCAAGGAGCGCATCGAGGCGGCAGACTAG
- the trmB gene encoding tRNA (guanosine(46)-N7)-methyltransferase TrmB: MNATPPPQPGLGDLPPGRPLQSTFDDGLDYPRLGTVSFRRGTLTANQQQLWETMWPRWGRVLSDERIDVDTWFGRTDAPTIVEIGSGTGTSTVAMAPLEPETNIIAVELYKPGLAKMLGAAVRADISNLRMVRGDGIEVLNRMIAPGSLDGIRVFFPDPWPKARHHKRRIIQSGPLHLMATRLKPGGVLHVATDHADYADWIRELVDVEPLLEYKGWPWPECPILTDRQVITKFEGRGLDLDHTITEFLWQRTPLIDAAATTQEATPQ; the protein is encoded by the coding sequence ATGAACGCAACGCCCCCACCCCAGCCCGGCCTCGGCGACCTGCCCCCCGGCCGCCCCCTCCAGTCCACCTTCGACGACGGCCTGGACTACCCCCGCCTGGGCACGGTCTCCTTCCGCCGCGGCACCCTCACCGCCAACCAGCAACAACTCTGGGAGACCATGTGGCCACGGTGGGGACGAGTGCTCAGCGATGAGCGCATCGACGTCGATACGTGGTTCGGACGAACCGACGCGCCCACCATCGTGGAAATCGGCTCCGGAACCGGCACCTCCACCGTGGCCATGGCCCCGCTGGAGCCCGAAACCAACATCATCGCCGTGGAACTGTACAAGCCCGGGCTGGCCAAAATGCTCGGCGCCGCCGTGCGCGCGGACATCTCCAATCTGCGCATGGTCCGCGGCGACGGCATCGAAGTGCTCAACCGCATGATCGCCCCCGGCAGCCTCGACGGCATCCGCGTGTTCTTCCCCGACCCCTGGCCCAAGGCCCGCCACCACAAGCGCCGCATCATCCAATCCGGCCCGCTGCACCTCATGGCCACCCGCCTCAAGCCCGGCGGGGTGCTCCACGTGGCCACGGACCACGCCGACTACGCCGACTGGATCCGCGAACTCGTCGACGTCGAGCCCCTGCTTGAATACAAGGGCTGGCCCTGGCCGGAGTGCCCCATCCTCACCGACCGGCAGGTCATCACCAAGTTCGAGGGCCGCGGGCTGGACCTCGATCACACCATCACCGAATTCCTGTGGCAGCGCACCCCGCTTATCGACGCCGCCGCCACCACACAGGAGGCCACACCGCAGTGA
- a CDS encoding NYN domain-containing protein, producing MSDYHTVPHPYAPGAQPGPPTALLVWDAPNIDMGLGAILGGRPTSAFRPRFDALGRWLIEHAAGLPELHGQAAVPEATVFTNVAPGGAEAVRPWVEALRNIGFAVFAKPKTSEDSDVDPDMLAHIRRRRQEGVLAGVVVASADGRNFQDTLEELAADGVPVTVVGFHERASWAIGHETIDFIDLEDIPGVFREPLPRVNLDDLPAAGAWLQPLRPLTALLHEARHD from the coding sequence GTGAGCGACTACCACACCGTCCCCCACCCCTACGCCCCCGGCGCGCAACCCGGCCCGCCGACGGCGCTGCTGGTGTGGGACGCGCCCAACATCGACATGGGACTGGGCGCCATCCTCGGCGGGCGACCCACCTCCGCCTTCCGCCCGCGTTTTGACGCCCTGGGCCGCTGGCTCATCGAGCACGCCGCCGGGCTGCCGGAGCTTCACGGCCAGGCGGCCGTGCCGGAAGCCACCGTGTTTACCAACGTCGCCCCCGGCGGCGCGGAGGCGGTGCGCCCCTGGGTCGAGGCCCTGCGCAACATCGGCTTTGCCGTCTTTGCCAAGCCCAAGACCTCCGAGGACTCCGATGTGGATCCGGACATGCTCGCGCACATCCGGCGGCGTCGACAAGAAGGAGTGCTCGCCGGGGTGGTGGTCGCCTCCGCCGACGGGCGCAACTTCCAGGACACCCTCGAAGAACTCGCCGCCGACGGCGTGCCCGTCACTGTGGTGGGTTTCCACGAGCGCGCCTCCTGGGCCATCGGCCACGAGACTATAGACTTCATTGATCTTGAAGACATCCCCGGCGTCTTCCGCGAGCCACTGCCGCGCGTCAACCTCGACGACCTGCCCGCCGCGGGCGCCTGGCTGCAACCGCTGCGCCCGCTCACCGCGCTGCTGCACGAGGCCCGCCACGACTAG